The sequence below is a genomic window from Lolium perenne isolate Kyuss_39 chromosome 4, Kyuss_2.0, whole genome shotgun sequence.
gttACAATGCACTAgacagacgctagcaaagctcaacgagacgggcacaagattgctcaactacaggtgcagtaaagtaaacttaggccttcactttattcttctagcacttcacttttctttttggatttttctttttgtatacacgcagctatgtagctctttttgcttcttttcaattttctgttttttttactcaactccttgataacacggccaacagaaattgcaaagcactgataacctaacgagcagcctgtcgagcggtaaaactagtctcttttgggaaaattcctagtcacttatatcgaaaggctgtgtctatggttgggaacaagcacactgtacgctatgtggactcggagtaacaaaaactgaaactagatgatagcggaaacacaaaccctaacaactagatggaagaaaaagatacgcaaaaacaactacaaaaagcaactaaaactcgaaattagtgcaatctaaggctatggcaaaccctaaccctaactttttatggctttttctggataggaaacactcacaactcaactatggagttgattgtggatggcttaccgaggaaacgctgaaatctgataccaatatGATAAGGGGTggaccgatcttctcagtaagcaacgatggtgatgatgatcacgggatgaacacagcggagaatcacggatgatgaagtggatgataacttgtatgatgcaacgagatctctcgattggtccctgtcgccaacgcaacagctctcaaccctgcaagatattcgcaactccacacacttgcgcacgtagccgccgaccacgaagtggtaagttgcaaccttctaatttccaatggaacaacagattacacaagactttcagatctacaccaaatcaagcaatattgtgtaggggattcaatagttttgcagagcaaacaactaaaaactagggtttatcttaaacgtggtctaaagcaactttgggggcgtcctgggcacttatataggcgtccggggcgacctcaggtcgaaaaagtatgaAAATAATCACCCAGAATAGATCTAGTCGAGGCAAACTCGGACAcgaccggtctggggcccggtcgaccgggcctgggaccgggctggccggttcaaactttgggccagggaccgggtgctgACCGGGCGTGGGAAGTGTCGCGCAGTAACccgcccggttggcatcagcaggacgcccggttggcgccgggtggGATCCGGCGGgccgccggtcggaccgggcgagGCTgaagcgccggcgtggcggccagtctggccgggtgctggaccggcctggactttggcttctcctctcgcgcatgcctcccgctcctccctcgcacgtccatggggtatcttcatgtccagctccatgtccagcttcacgtccatcttcacgttcaactgctcctctcctcctcgtgcaatGCTTGTCTCACCTtcgtacctgatgatacataaataacaggacttaggcagtataaagttctcatcaatcaaagtatcgtttaggaacaagttcacttgttgtttaagtagcttcgcacgagcccttgtaataggtccaatccgaacttcattggacttgagcttcacagcagcttcatcttcatttggtaatgacggaggtagtagtgtggtagggatgtcctcatcactcaCCGTGCCATGTAGGTGTTCTCCTCCTTCCCGACTCTGTTTCATCGATTCCTTTTGGTACATGGCGTATTTTCCATAAAAACGACCTTATAGAAATTTCACAACTTTCCGAAGCAGTTACGTACCAAAGAGTTACCTTTTCTCGCAACTTTGGAGATGCAATCCAATAAACTTTTTTGGCATGCAATCTACTATTTAAGACATTGCCTAATAACAACATAGGGTTTCTCTCTAATATCTCCTTGAAGTCGAATGGCTCGGTAGGGGTAAATCCCTTGTATGACATTTAGGCCATCCTATTTTGACTCTATAGAAAACTTGAAACGTGAGCTGAATAATAAATCTTGATCACCCTTTTTGAAGTCTCTTTTAATGATTTTCTTATCATGCCAAATTTTAAATATTTTGTTAAATAATGCAACACTTTCATAAGTTTTATTTTCTCCGTTCATCTAAAATGTCTAAGATTCTCTTCTCAATAGGAGTTTTGAAATTAAAATTCAATTGTGGGAGCACGGTGGCTTCAGCGAGGCATCGCCTTGACTACTTCGTCTCGCCTACGAGTTAGTTTAGACTCTTTATGTTTTGTTTTAAATTCTGCAAACTATATATAAATTTGAATGAAAATTGACGTTTTTGATATCTAAAAAGTATATTTAGGATGAGTGACGCCTATGCGTGCAGAGttgctttttttctttttgaaactAGAGTAGTTGTAGTATAGTGTCTCCTTCTGTAAATGCTTTTTTTAGTATTCTTTTGCGGGAGTATCGATGTTGTGCTGTACTGCTGTCTACCATCGGATACAAGTAAATGCGCTCCCATAAAGTGGCTTTTATGCACGAAATCGGAAGAAATCACACAACCCATTCGCGTCATAAAACTCACCCAAAAAAGAGCAAACCGAAGCCATTTCCCCCAAAACCATGAACTTCTCTGTCGGCGCCGGCGGTAGTGGAGGCGGCGGAGACGCCGGCGGGAGGGAGCAGGCGCCGCGATGGCTGGAGATTGCGGAGAAGCTCCTCAACGCGCGCGACCTCGTCGGCTGCAAGCGCTTCGCCGACCGCGCGGTGGAGGCAGATCCGCTCCTCCCCGGCGTCGACGAGCTCCTCGCCGTCGCTGACGTCCTCCTCGCCTCGCAGGCCATGCTCATCACCGGCGAACCTGACCCGTTCGCCGTCCTCCAGGTGCCCTCCAAAACCGCCGACCAAGCCACCATATCCCGCTCCTTCCGCCGCCTCGCGCTCCTCCTCCAACCCAGCAATCCCCATCCTGGCGCGGACGTCGCCCTAGGCATCGTCCACGACGCCTACAACTTCCTCTCCGATCCAGCACGCCGGCAACGCCTTTCCGCCTCTACCAACACCCCGCCTGATGCTCCCGCTCAACCTGCAGCTGCCGCCGCTCCCGCGGCTGCGGCGGACTTCTGGACGGCGTGCCCGTTCTGCTGCTACGTCCACCAGTACCCGCGCGACCTGGTGGGCCGCGCGCTCAAGTGCCCAAACGAGTCTTGCCGCCGGGGATTCGTGGCTGCTGAGATCCCTACACCGCCCACCGTCGTGCCGGGCACCGAGATGTACCACTGTGCTTGGGGGTTCTTCCCCCTGGGTTTCCCCAACGAAGCCGACCTGGGTGGCAACTGGAAGCCATTTTACAAGGTCTTCCCTTGGAACAATGCGCCAAGTGGTGGGGGCGCTCCTACTAGGAGCTATGGTAACCGTGGTGGAGGCAGCAATGACAGGCAGCCGCAGAATGGGAGTGCTCGTGGGCGTGGTGGATCATCCAGAGGTAGGGTCAAGAAGACAACTGCCCGCAAGAAGGTTGGGGCAGGGCTCAGGAGGCGTTCTTTCGGTGGTGGTGTGGAGAGCGGCATTGATGAGTCGATGCTTGGACAGGATGGGTGGGCTGAGGCTGAGGACGGTGAACACCTGGAGGAGGTCAGAGGGATTAACATAAATGAGGAGGCACAGGCTGCTGATGGTACTAGCAGGGCAAATGTCGCTGGAGGGGTTGAGGATCTGGGCACCTTCCATCTGGATGTTGATCCAACCGAAGATATATTAGGGAATCTGGGGAATTTACACAACATGCCGTTCTTGAGGGTGGATAATCTTGGGAGGATGATGTAGCCGTTGCCAGGGCTTGCTGTGGTGCTCATGTATTGTATGATTAGTCGGTCGGAGCAGATGTTTCAAGGACTACCCTTACCCTTCTTGTGTAGTTCTTGTTATTGTACTATTATCTCATCTTGTTGTAGTCACTTAGCTAGCATTTGAGTCGTTCCGTTTAGGCTGGCTAGAAGTACTCTGTGTCTTTGTGGTGTCTCAGATTTGTCAGGATATGTACTGTCTTTGGCAGACAAACTTGGGAGTGTTTCTTGTGATGAAAATAATGCTTCATAGACTAAGCCTCGCTTGATCGGTAATGCTCGTCATGTCACTTTGGTTTCTTCATGGATGTCCACAATGGCTAGAGAAGTCTCTGGAGAGCAAATGAGCAAGTAAGTGAAGCTGGCTTTTCTTCCTGAACACAGACTTTTTTTTTGTTACAAAGGCATATATTAGCTATATGATAATGATTCACTTGGCAATACCAAGTTTGTCATTCTACTATGAAGTTGATACTTTTCATTATGCTTTCCTAGGATTTCATGTATGAACTAAAGTGATCGCTTGATTGTTTATAGTAAATTTAGGATCAATATCTGTAATTAGCATGTGATCAACTTTAGTGTTACATAATTTATGTCAAAGAAGTTCATTGGCCGAAATCATGGATATTGAAGCTGGCAGCAATCTATCAAACTAAAAAGATGTCTTTACTCTCAATGTACTGAAATTGAGCAATACTTGGTCTCTTGCAAAGAGAGCATCATAATCATCTCATGGTAGATTGTTCACATCGTAATGGTCTGCATCTCATGGTATATTGCTGACCGCAAAATGGTCTGCTTTAACTAGGATCTAGTTAGTAGGTCTATTTCTTCAGTAGACCTATGTGGTTTGGGTTAGTTCGATTTTGTCGCAGTTTGTATTAAACTGATGATTGTTTATATCTGTATGATTTGGGTTTCTTAGATCTTTTTTCAATTCCTGTGAGATGTTGAACTAGCCTTCATATTGCAATTAACTGAAATAGTGCAGTTAGGTAACTGGATAGTCAAGCATTCTTTTATGATTCACACAGAAACCTACATTATGCAGTTTTATCTTCCTCTAAATCACATTCTAGATTTGGtgctcaaatattatttctttccTATATTGCCTGCTTGAAGTATGCACACCCAGAGAAACATGGAAAATTAGGTGTAATTTATGCATGGAAGATTTTAAAAACCAAGTTGCTGCTAATCATGTTTAATCGAACTTTGTAATGAAGCAAACAAAGGTGGCTACAAGTAATGGACTAGAGAATCATGAAACCAAGTGCCTTTCTGTTTCCATCATTTCTTTGGCAATACTCGTGTTAAGAGATCAGGGTAGTTCTATAGCAATCTGTGTGATATTGTGATTCATTGTTGCAGAGAATTGTGAGGATGACAGCATTTGAAATAATCGACGTGGTTATTTAGAACAGATTTTCGGCCTTGCCTGCATTTTACATCTGATGTGATTTTGGTTGCTGAAAGAAGTCCTGTTTGTGATACCTGCATTCCATCTAATATCTTTTTGTTGACCAGATGTGCCGATTTGACATCGGACCAAACCATAGTATGTAGTTTCTTGAGGTAGATAAACAGCTCTTTCACAAACAAGAGTCAGCTGCCCCAAACACCCTTTGCTGGAGCTGAATTACTTGTATGTTTGGAGGAGATATAATTAGCTGGTGGCAAATGTTTTTTCTCTGTCAATTTATGAAGCTGCTTATCCCCAAGCCTGGATGATATATGAGCACCTTGTAAAGCTCCATTAGTTTGCTGGGTTAATGCTAAACGTAGTTGCAATTCAAGGATCCGGTAGCGATTATAGATCTGTTCACGGCCATTGATAGATCTAAGTTTTACATCTGCAGGGCGCCACTTGTTATCGCTGTTGCTAATGTATGCCCCACCTTTTGATTTTCTGGTAGTATCTGACTGTGGCCTCCAGTTTTAGGTGTTGCTTCGAGCCACTGGGTCAGTTCATGCTCTGTGGGGCTGCAGTTGGGGTATCTGACTATATGGTGTCATTATGTTAATAATATTCTTCCATAGGCATGTTTGGTACACATAATGCATGAAATAAATTGTGATCCAGGCTAAAAGGCTAGCCAGGAATGAGCAGTGCAGGATTTGACAGCATTTTGGAGAATTTGAATCGAGGATTCTTTCCTATGTTAGTCAGTTTCTTTCGCAGGATTGGAATCGAGTTTCTCGAGTTTTTCTTCTAATGACTCATGATTCCTTGCACTCTATTTTGGAAGAAAAAAATCCCTCCACTAAACATTTTGCTacatttattttgttttttttctgATTCCAAAGCGCAATAGTAGAAAAGAAAACGTACAATTGCAATGCCATGCTCATTCAAAATCCGTGTGTTTGTCTACACCAAGATTTGTTTGAGCGCACCAAAGGGAAAACAAGAATATTTGTTTCACCAGGTTTAAGAGGATTCAATTTGTTTCTATAAACATTGTGCGAAAGAAGCCATAGGAGAAGTCCCTATGAataacaatcctacaaatcaaataaTCAATGAAGGAATATCACACTTGAAAAATATTTGAAATTCGTTTGAGACAAAAAAGACTAGGTCATGGGTTTGTCCTGTTACCATGTTTTAGGAATCCTGCAAATCAAATGGCCTCTAAGAGCACTTGACGGCTAAGACACGGTAGCAGACCATCTGTATGAGCATGACAATAAAATAAACAGACATGGAACACAAAATGTCACATAATTCGTCTTTGGATGAACTGTGCTTCTTTTAACCACCTTGACTAAACGAAGACAGTTTTCCGCCGGAATTGAGAGATGGCAAAGGTATTGCAGAGGCCAGAAATTTAAACTTCCATTTCGGCTGTAAATTTTAAGTTTCAAACTCTATAATTCAAGTCCAGAGGTTATAACACCCAATTACAACAGATTCTTTCTCTATTTCTTTTACCATTCACAAAGAACATGACTGGAGCAAACTGCTCTTTGACTCCTCTATACCGAAACTTTCCTGATGCAATCATATGAACACGACTCCTAAATGGATCTTTAGATACAGAAGAATGTCATGCACAAAAACCAAATGAATCATATCACCATCAACACAGCACAAGAGCTGCACAATCTGAACAATTTGCTCCGCGTTCCTAGGCAGTCTGGAAGGATTAACCTTGTAACCGAAAATTGTCGCCCGGACGCAAAATCATGCAGATTATAAGCAATCTGCATCACATGACACGCCTCTTTCAGAAATGCCTGTCAACGTTCTAAATCTGCCCAGTTACACCTGCGCGCTCCCTTAGAACCTCAGTGCGTTTACTTCTTTCCATCTGTTCCACCAGCCAGTCTATACCAGATTTAATCCCCCTCCTGCCAGAAAAAACAAGTGTTCCATGAAAACGAAAGGATAAACACCCAGCACACAATGCACTTAGAACAGTAAGGCAAAAGCCTTCTCCAGCTAAATCAGGGAACTTCAACTATCATCCGTCGAGGTGAACAGTGGAGATTCTCACCCATCATAAGCAGATACAGCCTGACATCTATATGGCCTATCATTTAGCTCTTTAAGGTGCATACGTCTACTCAATTCCTCGTCAGAGATAACTCCAGGTAAATCCTGCACACAAAAATTGAAGCAAATCCAAACATGAGAACATAAAATAAATAAGCTATTTGGCATATTCTATGGATCCCAGTTTGTAGAAGTAAATGTGAAACAGCTTCCAAGATCCATTAATGAAGAATGTCTTTGACATGTTATATATAAATTAGAAAAATTGGGTAAAAATGAGGAAATCGGAAGAAATTGGTTGACTAGATCAGAAGGGATATCGTTATTATCTGCTGAAAATAACAGCAAAACAAGGGGCAATTCAGCTTACAAAAATAAACGATACAGTACACAGATAGAATAGTTGCATATAAAATGAGAAATTAGCAGATTTGTTGCAAGTGAGGATTTTTTGtgtaattttatatttttctaacAAATTAAAAATTAAATGGTCTAAATTGTACTTTGAAGACAATGAAAAGCCtaatcattgtttaatttatcatGGAAGGGCTATAGCTCCTTCCCTCTTTTTTGCTGTCTCGATATATGGTACATATTTATACTAATGTAGTGGGTTACTTATGGATGTAGCATGTGGACTTGACTAGCATCTTATTTTTGATTAATGCACCAACTTTGCTCTAAGGAACATGTTTGTTTAATGGTTAACCCCAGTATTATGTTGTGGTGGTTCAAAAGAGAACATGCagataaacaattcaaaagtcatGTCAGGaaagttaaaaaaaaaaaaacttcaccTGTTTGTTGGCAAATAACAGGACCGGTGCCCCTTTCAGATCCTCATGGCGAAGAACCTTTTCTGGAGAATTAAATGTTAGGTTTCTATTCAGTGATATCATTCAGATATAACAAGAACATTCTACACATCTAACGATGATACAATAGTTAGTTCATGATGGAAAAAGATTTGTTTACCCAAGGCAGATTTGGCATCTTCAAATGATGATTCAGCTGCGGCATCCATGACATATACTATGGCATGGGCCTCCTGGTAATATTTTTCCCAGATCGTGCGTAGACCAACCTAGCAAGCATGCAATGCGTGTCATAAATCTGAACATGTAAAATGGAATTTCATGACTGGTATGTGCTTATAAGGAGTTCCTGTTACGAAACCAAGGTGATATCAACCAGTGTAACTTATGAACTAGCACACTGAATATGCGCAAAGAACAACGCAGATATGGGTCCAACTATGGGCCATACCACATGCTTTCCTAATTCTTTTCTGAAAAGACAAAACATAGCACAACGCCGGAAACATGAAATCGCTCCAAAAACAATCAAGTGGAGCAAGCATCTCCTTGTTCCACATACGCAACAAAGATTTGTGACCGCACATACTCAGAACATAAGCAAATGTTTCAATGTTCTACTTCGCCAGGAGTACCTCAGATGTTGTTGCCTACTTCCTAA
It includes:
- the LOC127332372 gene encoding uncharacterized protein, which translates into the protein MFSLAHGLWKYIFNKTEFHVLILGVDKAGKTTLLEKVKSTYLKGEGLPPDRIVPTVGLNIGRIEDSNAKLIFWDLGGQVGLRTIWEKYYQEAHAIVYVMDAAAESSFEDAKSALEKVLRHEDLKGAPVLLFANKQDLPGVISDEELSRRMHLKELNDRPYRCQAVSAYDGRGIKSGIDWLVEQMERSKRTEVLRERAGVTGQI
- the LOC127332373 gene encoding uncharacterized protein, encoding MNFSVGAGGSGGGGDAGGREQAPRWLEIAEKLLNARDLVGCKRFADRAVEADPLLPGVDELLAVADVLLASQAMLITGEPDPFAVLQVPSKTADQATISRSFRRLALLLQPSNPHPGADVALGIVHDAYNFLSDPARRQRLSASTNTPPDAPAQPAAAAAPAAAADFWTACPFCCYVHQYPRDLVGRALKCPNESCRRGFVAAEIPTPPTVVPGTEMYHCAWGFFPLGFPNEADLGGNWKPFYKVFPWNNAPSGGGAPTRSYGNRGGGSNDRQPQNGSARGRGGSSRGRVKKTTARKKVGAGLRRRSFGGGVESGIDESMLGQDGWAEAEDGEHLEEVRGININEEAQAADGTSRANVAGGVEDLGTFHLDVDPTEDILGNLGNLHNMPFLRVDNLGRMM